Part of the Cercospora beticola chromosome 5, complete sequence genome is shown below.
TTCTCATGCAAACTCAGATCTTCCTGATGTACTCTCGGTGCCTTGCGCTCTTGCTCTTTTGCTCTCCAGTACCGATTGATCTGCGTCTGCGGGATCTTGCGCGCTCGAGTCTCTTCGTCTCCCAGCCAGCCGTCATTGTTGGTCCCGCTGGTAGCTCCAAGTGAAGACTCTGAGGCGACTCCGCCGAGAACGTCTGAGGTCTTGGAAGCGACTGTGTCAAGAGCGtctgcttctttctccgCTTGCTGCTGGATAGCCTTTTCCGCTGTTGTAGGTTCTGCAAGTTCCGGTTCCGGGTCCTCGACTTTGACATCCTGCGCTTCAGGCGCAACAAGATCTTCTAGTAATGCGGGGTCCTTCTTGCTCGATTTCGCTGCTCGAGGCGATTGCGCTTTGGTGACTTTGTTGCCCTTGTTGTTCTTGCCGTGGAAAGAGAGTGTCTGCTGTTGCGAATTGGTGCGCTGTGGGCCGGCGCTGCGCGGCGCGGTGGATCGACGTTTGGGAGGCATGCTGACGATAGGATGCGATCGGTGTAATTGTGCTGTGCTATCGCTCGGTCGTGGCAGATATGTGGTGCATTCAACTGTGACGTTCTAGAAGAGAACCAGGGACGGGTGAATGGTCAGTGCTTCACACTCACGTCACCAGGGAAACCGCGAACGCGTTCTGTGACGCGTGGGGCAGGCGCGTGGCGTTAAAGTGGTATCTTGGCACCGATACGAACACCACATCTCTCCggcttcctctttctccacTTATTCGTTATGGACAACATGTTCCACACAGAGCGCCTGGGCTTCCGAGCCATAGAAGAGGCTGACGACGCTCTCATTCTGCGTCTCCATCAGGACCCTGAGATTGACCAGAATACCGGCCTCTGGCTACCAGTGCCCTTTAGCAGAGACAGTGCAAAGAAACGACGCGAGCAGTTGGTTTCAAAATGCATGCTATCCGCAATAATCTATCTCCCTGCTACCGATGGTGACGAAAATTCAAATGGCACATCCATCGGCATGTTGTCGATCAGAGACAACAACATAGAAAATGGACGTTTCTCACGCCATGTGAGTCTGGGCATTGTCATCGATCGCGAGCACTGGGGCAAAGGCTACGGAAGAGAAGCCGTCAAATGGGCTTTGAACTGGGCTTTCCGTCGCGCTGCAATGCACAAAGTCAGTTTGAGAGTCTGCGGGTACAATGCGAACGCCATCAAGCTGTATGAAAGTATGGGGTTTGTGCTCGAAGGGAAGTTAAGAGACGAGGTTTGGCATGATGGGAGATATTGGGATTATTACGCTTACTCGATGCTAGAAGGGGAGTGGCAGCGACTTTACGGCCAAGAGGAGGGTGAAGAGGTCTGAACACGAATTTCCGAGTGCCTCAAGGCTGGAGCTGCAGGTAATGGTATGTTCCCGAAATATGCGTGAACGGGACCGGGCTGTATGATCCGCGATCGATCGCGACCTTTACAGGTTCAGCCAGCAACGATGTTCCTCTATCATGACTTACCAGTGACGTGCAGCAGGGAGAGGCAGAAGGACCGACGATGATAACGAAGCAGCTTCCATGGCTACCAACAGCTACATTCCATCTATATGACAACTTCGCAGAGCGATGGTTCGTCCCCTGTGTCTTACCAACGACACAGCCGATTCAATCTGATCACAAGCTAACCAGTACGGCCTCCAAGCTCGGAACTGCAAGTGAAAACTCTCACACCAGTCGCCGTCTGGATATTAGTCGTGCAAGTAAAATCATCTCCCGAATCTCTCGTGCAGGTTCCACCATTTGGACCACCGCCAGCCTCCTCCATGACATATCCACGATCCTCTGCGCACGCAGGCCAAATGGTTAGCTCGatcacgacaacgacaaaaGGAAGCGTTTCGAAAGGTAGTCGAAGCCTACTGTAAATAGTGTAATGTCCCCAGTCACCACCGATGTTCAACTCTAGCTCCTCGATATCGTAGTCCGCGACAGGAACTGCAGTATCGGCGATCTTGTAACGAGTTCCGCCACTGGAAGCGTCGTCGGTAATGCTGATTGGGATGGCATTTCCTACATCGTTGCAGTCTGGTTCACCGTTGAGGACGAATGTGTGTTCGGTCACGCCC
Proteins encoded:
- a CDS encoding uncharacterized protein (antiSMASH:Cluster_2), with the protein product MPPKRRSTAPRSAGPQRTNSQQQTLSFHGKNNKGNKVTKAQSPRAAKSSKKDPALLEDLVAPEAQDVKVEDPEPELAEPTTAEKAIQQQAEKEADALDTVASKTSDVLGGVASESSLGATSGTNNDGWLGDEETRARKIPQTQINRYWRAKEQERKAPRVHQEDLSLHEKILREWDMQSHYGPCIGIARLKRWKRANMLGLEPPIEVLAVLLKEMDGGVTKSQRAHVDELMSSRFIET
- a CDS encoding uncharacterized protein (antiSMASH:Cluster_2~SMCOG1111:GCN5-related N-acetyltransferase); the encoded protein is MFHTERLGFRAIEEADDALILRLHQDPEIDQNTGLWLPVPFSRDSAKKRREQLVSKCMLSAIIYLPATDGDENSNGTSIGMLSIRDNNIENGRFSRHVSLGIVIDREHWGKGYGREAVKWALNWAFRRAAMHKVSLRVCGYNANAIKLYESMGFVLEGKLRDEVWHDGRYWDYYAYSMLEGEWQRLYGQEEGEEV
- a CDS encoding uncharacterized protein (antiSMASH:Cluster_2), with the translated sequence MLLSSPLSVAIAGLAVLAKADFQIYMVDIFNIEQGVTEHTFVLNGEPDCNDVGNAIPISITDDASSGGTRYKIADTAVPVADYDIEELELNIGGDWGHYTIYKDRGYVMEEAGGGPNGGTCTRDSGDDFTCTTNIQTATGVRVFTCSSELGGRTG